The following are from one region of the Scylla paramamosain isolate STU-SP2022 chromosome 23, ASM3559412v1, whole genome shotgun sequence genome:
- the LOC135111958 gene encoding mucin-2-like, with protein sequence MFTFQKFPDTHPGQPVRLILPEGYKLSTVGATKGGDVIFGFINHKDFAASEKETTNPQEIFPTLSVPSQNSTLTETSPQLTTGQKNRIRRSSLVRETQQSLPTSISVQSPFGDQKEHPSPSIPRRSPSPAFSPPESATFPSSTPLPASSPLESTSLHSSVLLPTSPPESISFPSSAPSTAIFPLKDDHSPLHSSSPNRTAIFPLPKVDAPSVSQPPEPSQTSTPTETSTQCTTGQKYRIRWSSLARDRQHSLSTSISVQSPFKDQKESPSSSVPTHSPSPAFSPPESISFPSSVPSTAKFPLQDGHSLLQSSSPQGTAIFPLPKVDAPSVTQPPVPSQTSKPTETSPQPTTGQEYRTRWSSLATNGIPQKPTSSPFTHHSPPTAFLRSRHPAHSPIIGHQQHSLEAAIQPIHPS encoded by the exons ATGTTCACTTTCCAAAAATTTCCGGACACCCACCCAGGACAACCCGTCAGGCTGATCCTCCCCGAGGGATACAAGTTATCCACCGTGGGGGCGACCAAAGGCGGCGACGTCATCTTTGGGTTCATCAACCACAAGGACTTCGCCGCCTCCGAGAAAGAAACCACAAATCCTCAAGAGATATTCCCCACATTATCCGTACCATCTCAGAACTCGACACTCACAGAAACCTCTCCTCAACTTACAACAGGCCAAAAAAACAGAATCAGACGTTCATCCTTAGTGAGAGAGACACAGCAGTCACTCCCCACATCCATATCTGTACAGTCACCGTTCGGGGATCAGAAAGAACATCCTTCCCCATCCATACCCAGACGCTCTCCATCACCAGCCTTTTCTCCCCCAGAATCCGCCACCTTCCCTTCATCTACCCCATTACCAGCATCTTCTCCTTTAGAATCTACCAGTTTACATTCATCTGTCTTACTACCAACTTCTCCGCCAGAATCCATCAGTTTCCCTTCATCTGCCCCATCAACAGCAATATTCCCCCTAAAGGATGACCACTCacctctccattcttcctcccctAATCGCACAGCAATCTTCCCACTCCCTAAAGTCGATGCCCCTTCAGTATCTCAGCCACCCGAACCATCTCAGACCTCGACACCCACAGAAACCTCTACTCAGTGTACAACAGGCCAAAAATACAGAATCAGATGGTCATCCTTAGCGAGAGACAGACAACATTCACTCTCCACATCCATATCTGTACAGTCACCGTTCAAGGATCAGAAAGAATCTCCTTCCTCATCAGTACCCACACACTCTCCATCGCCAGCCTTTTCTCCCCCAGAATCCATCAGCTTCCCTTCATCTGTCCCATCAACAGCAAAATTCCCACTGCAGGATGGCCACTCACTTCTCCAGTCTTCCTCCCCTCAAGGCACGGCAATCTTCCCACTTCCTAAAGTCGATGCGCCTTCAGTAACTCAGCCACCCGTACCATCTCAGACCTCTAAACCCACAGAAACCTCTCCTCAACCTACAACAGGCCAAGAATACAGAACCAGATGGTCATCCTTA GCCACCAACGGCATTCCTCAGAAGCCGACATCCAGCCCATTCACCCATCATAGCCCACCAACGGCATTCCTTAGAAGCCGCCATCCAGCCCATTCACCCATCATAGGCCACCAGCAGCATTCCTTAGAAGCCGCCATCCAGCCCATTCACCCATCATAG